One Cellulomonas taurus genomic region harbors:
- a CDS encoding GMC family oxidoreductase, translating to MTDELRADVVVVGGGAAGCVLAARLSEDADRTVLLLEAGPDYGPRDDGRWPDDLLDCRSPARSHDWDPGYPAHYSRARVIGGSSVSNACWTLVGAPPDYDAWRPYSGGAWDYATLAPYFTEALATMRVRQVPDSDKSDWHRAAVAGAVQLGVPVLDDVNAIDATEGTGWVPLNAVGHTRWNAAFAYLDPARGRRNLRVVAQASASRLIIEGDRCVGVEIVRAGRREVVAAGTVVLAAGAYGDPPLLMRSGIGPRSVLRDLGVRVALPLEGVGANLIDHPKVQVKLEPTAAHVLPDHEVYVPQSLVKARSSMAEDDYWDLHIVPTAGRAEDHLGQFVGPLEVSIHVFGLVPRSRGFVRARSLDPSDTPLIEPRYFSDAEGYDRRVVLDGVDVVHALAGTAPVKELATLQPWTSAQRDAVGGTQAGYWHPVGTCAMGPDGDAMAVAGPDGKVHGLTNVHIGDASLIPVVPRANTNLTTIAVAGRVADLISRGLG from the coding sequence ATGACCGACGAACTGCGTGCCGATGTCGTGGTGGTGGGCGGTGGTGCCGCGGGCTGCGTCCTGGCGGCACGGCTCAGCGAGGACGCCGACCGGACAGTGTTGCTGCTCGAAGCAGGCCCGGACTACGGCCCTCGTGACGACGGGCGGTGGCCGGACGACCTGCTCGACTGCCGATCGCCGGCGCGCAGCCACGACTGGGATCCCGGCTATCCGGCGCACTACTCGCGGGCCCGGGTGATCGGGGGGTCGTCGGTCAGCAACGCCTGCTGGACCCTGGTCGGTGCGCCGCCCGACTACGACGCATGGCGACCGTACTCGGGCGGTGCGTGGGACTACGCGACGCTCGCGCCGTACTTCACCGAGGCCCTGGCGACCATGCGGGTGCGCCAGGTGCCGGACAGCGACAAGAGCGACTGGCATCGAGCCGCCGTGGCGGGTGCCGTCCAGCTCGGCGTCCCCGTGCTCGACGACGTCAATGCCATCGACGCCACCGAAGGCACGGGCTGGGTCCCGCTCAACGCGGTCGGGCACACCCGGTGGAATGCGGCCTTCGCCTACCTCGACCCGGCGCGGGGTCGCCGGAACCTCCGTGTGGTCGCCCAGGCGTCTGCCAGCAGGTTGATCATCGAAGGTGATCGTTGCGTCGGTGTCGAGATCGTGCGAGCGGGTCGCCGGGAGGTGGTCGCGGCGGGCACGGTCGTGCTGGCGGCGGGCGCCTACGGGGATCCGCCGCTGCTGATGCGCAGCGGTATCGGACCCCGCTCCGTGCTGCGGGACCTCGGGGTTCGGGTGGCGCTCCCGTTGGAGGGGGTCGGCGCCAACCTGATCGACCATCCCAAGGTCCAGGTGAAGCTCGAGCCCACCGCCGCCCATGTCCTGCCGGACCATGAGGTCTACGTCCCGCAGAGCCTGGTGAAGGCGCGGTCCAGCATGGCCGAGGACGACTACTGGGACCTGCACATCGTGCCGACGGCAGGGCGGGCCGAGGATCACCTGGGGCAGTTCGTGGGCCCCCTCGAGGTGTCGATCCATGTGTTCGGGCTGGTGCCGCGCTCGCGGGGTTTCGTCCGGGCTCGATCGCTCGACCCGTCCGACACGCCCCTCATCGAGCCGCGGTACTTCAGCGACGCCGAGGGGTACGACCGGCGGGTCGTGCTCGACGGCGTCGACGTCGTGCACGCCCTCGCGGGGACGGCGCCGGTCAAGGAGCTCGCGACGTTGCAGCCGTGGACGTCGGCGCAGAGGGACGCCGTCGGTGGGACGCAGGCCGGCTACTGGCACCCCGTGGGCACCTGCGCCATGGGGCCCGACGGCGATGCGATGGCCGTCGCCGGCCCGGACGGGAAGGTGCACGGCCTGACGAACGTCCACATCGGCGACGCCTCCCTCATCCCCGTGGTGCCGCGCGCGAACACGAACCTGACGACCATCGCGGTCGCGGGCCGGGTTGCCGACCTCATCTCCCGAGGGCTCGGGTAG
- a CDS encoding MFS transporter, with the protein MASTSPAPAFVRGGPTVLSYAVLGCYTFWLYAFGPAVTLLRDELGFSYTLLGLYSVLWSLGAALAGAMFAWVARRLSRGALLWAAAAAATGGAAVFTLTRGVSATLAGAVVFGLAGTMLLAVIQAILSDQHGPRRDRALTEANIGAGASAVFAPLVLGALATTALGWRATFAIPVLVLAALFLRYRRQTYQVPQPDAPGGRSGRLPAACWLFAVLMAFGSAMEFCLVYFGPQVLIATGMSAAAASTALGANYLGILVGRLGGAALTRRPGITAPLLAGSLATTAASFALFWLTDNSVLAVTGLFLCGIGVANLYPLALALTLDAAPGQEDQANARSQLVVGLVAAASPFILGSLADRVGLFAAFAIEPVLIAASGALLWGGVAARRRARRHDQYRAVV; encoded by the coding sequence GTGGCGTCGACCTCACCGGCGCCCGCCTTCGTCCGCGGCGGTCCGACCGTCCTGTCGTACGCCGTCCTGGGCTGCTACACGTTCTGGTTGTACGCCTTCGGGCCGGCCGTCACGTTGCTGCGGGACGAGCTCGGCTTCTCCTATACCTTGCTGGGTCTGTACTCGGTGCTCTGGTCCCTCGGGGCCGCTCTCGCGGGGGCGATGTTCGCCTGGGTGGCCCGCCGACTGAGTCGGGGTGCGCTGCTGTGGGCGGCAGCTGCGGCAGCCACTGGGGGCGCCGCGGTGTTCACCCTGACGAGGGGCGTGTCGGCGACCCTCGCGGGCGCCGTGGTCTTCGGGCTCGCCGGCACGATGTTGCTCGCCGTCATCCAGGCGATCCTGTCCGATCAGCACGGACCTCGTCGTGACCGGGCACTCACGGAGGCGAACATCGGCGCCGGTGCGTCCGCCGTCTTCGCGCCGCTGGTTCTCGGCGCGCTGGCGACGACAGCTCTGGGATGGCGGGCCACCTTCGCCATTCCCGTCCTGGTCCTGGCCGCGCTGTTCCTGCGCTACCGGCGACAGACCTACCAGGTGCCCCAGCCCGACGCACCCGGCGGGCGCTCGGGTCGGCTGCCCGCCGCGTGCTGGCTGTTCGCCGTGCTGATGGCGTTCGGGTCGGCGATGGAGTTCTGCCTGGTGTACTTCGGGCCGCAGGTCCTGATCGCGACCGGAATGTCGGCTGCGGCCGCCAGCACTGCGCTCGGTGCCAACTATCTCGGCATCCTGGTCGGTCGCCTGGGTGGGGCCGCGCTGACCCGGCGACCCGGCATCACCGCGCCGTTGCTGGCCGGGTCGCTCGCCACGACGGCGGCGAGCTTCGCGCTGTTCTGGTTGACCGACAACAGCGTCCTCGCGGTGACGGGGCTCTTCCTGTGCGGGATCGGGGTCGCCAACCTCTACCCCTTGGCACTGGCCCTGACCCTCGATGCCGCCCCGGGTCAGGAGGATCAGGCGAACGCCCGCTCGCAGCTGGTCGTCGGACTCGTCGCCGCGGCGTCGCCGTTCATTCTGGGAAGCCTTGCCGACCGAGTGGGATTGTTCGCGGCCTTCGCCATCGAACCCGTCCTGATCGCGGCCAGCGGTGCGCTGCTGTGGGGCGGCGTGGCCGCCCGCCGACGAGCTCGACGCCACGACCAGTACCGGGCCGTGGTGTGA
- a CDS encoding MFS transporter yields the protein MHRIDARSWASLILLACAAFAYNTSESFPVGLLPEMARDLGVAESRIGSLLTLYAVVVAVTVLPLVVAASGVARRRLILITIGVLVVSNLAMAVAPGYAWVLASRLVSATTHGIFWSVVAPTAAMLVPRGREGFATSVAFMGSSLAMVAGTPLMTALGTTWGWRPAIIVLAVAAALAFVGLALVMPTLEGRSDTGGLRSWLPLLASTVRNRSLLRVCALTIVLVVAYFAAYTYIALILDRAAGVTGRGLAVVLLVYGFAGLIGVWAIGKVTDSFPRRAAVVAMGGLALAFAGIGIFSSWAPAGVVLSVVVLGAAFAATPVFLQATVLRVAPETSDVASSLYVVAFQVGIAGGSLAGGLAVDHGLLGLIPWTAAAVVLLGMLALRVPVRAPIDERRPVA from the coding sequence ATGCACCGCATCGATGCCCGTTCCTGGGCGAGCCTGATCCTCCTGGCCTGCGCGGCGTTCGCCTACAACACGTCGGAGTCGTTCCCGGTCGGTCTGCTGCCGGAGATGGCCCGGGACCTCGGCGTCGCCGAGTCACGGATCGGCTCGCTGCTCACGCTGTACGCCGTCGTGGTCGCGGTGACGGTGCTGCCGTTGGTCGTGGCCGCCTCCGGCGTCGCCCGGCGTCGACTGATCCTGATCACGATCGGCGTCCTCGTGGTGTCCAACCTGGCGATGGCCGTCGCTCCGGGATACGCGTGGGTGCTGGCATCGCGGCTCGTGTCGGCCACCACCCACGGGATCTTCTGGTCGGTCGTCGCGCCGACCGCCGCCATGCTGGTGCCCCGGGGCCGCGAAGGATTCGCGACGTCGGTGGCGTTCATGGGGAGTTCGCTCGCGATGGTGGCGGGAACACCACTGATGACCGCCCTCGGCACGACCTGGGGCTGGCGACCGGCGATCATCGTGCTCGCGGTCGCAGCGGCGCTGGCGTTCGTCGGACTCGCGCTGGTGATGCCGACCCTCGAGGGCCGATCCGACACCGGCGGCCTGCGCAGCTGGTTGCCGCTGCTCGCCTCGACGGTCAGGAACCGATCGTTGCTGCGCGTATGCGCCCTGACGATCGTCCTCGTGGTCGCGTACTTCGCCGCGTACACCTACATCGCGCTGATCCTCGACCGCGCGGCCGGGGTGACCGGTCGAGGGCTCGCGGTGGTGTTGCTGGTCTATGGATTCGCGGGGCTGATCGGGGTCTGGGCGATCGGGAAGGTGACCGATTCCTTCCCGCGCCGCGCGGCAGTCGTCGCCATGGGCGGCCTGGCCCTGGCATTCGCCGGGATCGGGATCTTCTCCTCGTGGGCACCTGCCGGTGTGGTGCTCTCGGTCGTGGTGCTGGGCGCGGCCTTCGCCGCCACCCCGGTGTTCCTCCAGGCGACGGTACTGCGGGTGGCCCCGGAGACCAGCGACGTCGCCTCGTCGCTGTACGTGGTCGCGTTCCAGGTCGGGATCGCCGGGGGATCACTGGCAGGTGGGCTGGCCGTCGACCACGGGCTCCTCGGCCTCATCCCCTGGACCGCCGCCGCCGTAGTGCTGCTCGGCATGCTCGCCCTGCGGGTCCCCGTCCGTGCACCGATCGACGAACGCCGCCCCGTGGCGTGA
- a CDS encoding LacI family DNA-binding transcriptional regulator: MGTPAGRRPTLREIAQRAGVSVMTVSYAFNDPDRVSDARRERVLAAAAELGYQGKNPWATALRRGRAGALGVVFSEHLTYAFTDPQATDFLAGVASVCAEEGLGLTIIPTVGDTEDAQRVAAAPVDGYVFWTTRSDDPCLDAAANTHRPCAIQGGPTHDGFVRVGTPDRAAAAAIARVGLVGGVRHPVVLSFSLDTDRVARSGYGIAPDTARMPVTFDRLAGFQDAIAEAGLDWDATFVLALARNDRDEARRALTSVLAAGTPVDLVLSTSDELALGAVEALRDHGLSIPDRVAVTGWDDGPSAQAAGLSTVRQSLYDQGRVCGAVAAGLDVTGTDPEWQIVPRSSTRVSGTAR, from the coding sequence ATGGGTACTCCCGCCGGTCGCCGGCCCACGCTGCGCGAGATCGCGCAGCGAGCAGGGGTGTCCGTGATGACGGTGTCCTATGCGTTCAACGACCCGGACCGGGTGTCCGACGCGCGCCGCGAACGGGTGCTCGCCGCCGCCGCCGAGCTGGGTTACCAGGGCAAGAACCCCTGGGCCACGGCGCTGCGTCGCGGCCGCGCCGGAGCGCTGGGCGTGGTGTTCAGCGAGCACCTCACCTACGCCTTCACCGACCCGCAGGCGACCGACTTCCTGGCCGGGGTCGCGTCGGTCTGTGCCGAGGAGGGGTTGGGCCTGACGATCATCCCCACGGTGGGTGACACCGAGGACGCCCAGCGCGTCGCGGCGGCACCGGTCGACGGATACGTGTTCTGGACGACCCGCTCGGATGACCCCTGCCTGGACGCAGCGGCGAACACCCACCGGCCGTGCGCGATCCAGGGTGGCCCGACGCACGACGGATTCGTCCGGGTCGGCACACCCGACCGCGCGGCGGCTGCCGCCATCGCGCGGGTGGGACTTGTCGGCGGTGTGCGCCATCCGGTGGTGCTCAGCTTCTCCCTCGACACCGATCGAGTCGCTCGGTCCGGGTACGGGATCGCGCCGGACACCGCCCGGATGCCCGTGACCTTCGACCGGCTCGCGGGCTTCCAGGACGCGATCGCCGAAGCGGGGCTGGACTGGGACGCCACCTTCGTCCTGGCGCTCGCGCGCAACGACCGGGACGAGGCGAGACGCGCGTTGACCTCGGTGCTCGCAGCAGGCACTCCGGTCGACCTGGTGTTGAGCACCAGTGACGAGCTCGCGCTGGGTGCCGTGGAGGCCCTCCGCGATCACGGTCTGAGCATTCCCGACCGGGTCGCGGTGACCGGGTGGGACGACGGCCCGTCGGCCCAGGCGGCGGGTCTGTCGACGGTGCGTCAGTCGCTGTACGACCAGGGCCGGGTGTGTGGCGCTGTCGCGGCCGGGCTCGACGTCACCGGCACCGACCCGGAGTGGCAGATCGTGCCCCGGAGCTCGACGCGGGTGAGCGGGACCGCCCGCTGA
- a CDS encoding SDR family NAD(P)-dependent oxidoreductase → MNPQNPRVGIVVGGRGLIGRAIVTGLLERRVVDQVWSLDRSAPVGDHLTAVTEVVCDLRDDDQLRAAVEELPARVDCYVSVLGGEENPPVEPVHDTAWPPPAVWDDIVALNTGSAYRIVRSLEGRLREGASITHISSIAATMPWVVSPAYGAAKSALEHWTTSLAVLLGPRGIRVNAVRPGFVWSRQWAAVDRGEFDAVVADRVPLAQFDQGETVSREQLPTDVAEAVVFLASPAARQLTGQFLDVDGGAALVRAAR, encoded by the coding sequence GTGAACCCACAGAACCCCCGCGTAGGAATCGTTGTCGGAGGTCGCGGTCTCATCGGACGTGCCATTGTGACCGGCCTGTTGGAGAGGCGGGTCGTCGACCAGGTGTGGAGCCTCGACCGTTCGGCGCCCGTCGGAGACCACCTCACGGCGGTGACCGAGGTGGTGTGCGACCTGCGCGACGACGATCAGCTCCGCGCGGCAGTCGAGGAGCTGCCCGCCCGGGTCGACTGCTATGTGAGCGTGCTGGGTGGGGAGGAGAACCCGCCAGTGGAACCGGTGCACGACACGGCATGGCCTCCGCCTGCGGTCTGGGATGACATCGTCGCGCTGAACACCGGGTCGGCGTACCGCATCGTGCGGTCTCTGGAGGGTCGTCTCCGCGAGGGTGCCTCGATCACGCACATCAGTTCCATCGCCGCGACGATGCCCTGGGTCGTGTCGCCCGCCTACGGTGCCGCGAAGTCGGCTCTCGAACACTGGACCACCTCCCTGGCGGTCCTGCTGGGTCCGCGCGGGATCCGGGTGAACGCCGTCCGTCCGGGCTTCGTGTGGTCGCGCCAGTGGGCCGCAGTCGACCGCGGCGAGTTCGACGCGGTCGTGGCCGACCGGGTCCCGCTCGCCCAGTTCGACCAGGGTGAGACGGTGTCCCGGGAACAACTGCCGACCGACGTCGCGGAAGCTGTCGTCTTCTTGGCTTCCCCTGCCGCCCGACAGTTGACCGGTCAGTTCCTCGACGTGGACGGGGGCGCCGCGCTGGTCCGCGCCGCTCGCTGA
- a CDS encoding glycosyltransferase has protein sequence MTAPHVRWIRRPADGAGARVIHVNTSARGGGVAEIVENVTRHDIARGRRSGWAVIDAPDEFFAFTKGLHHLFHGRGDPHLLAAGGATYRQVLDRVPALLEADIRADDIVVLHDPQTLGLARWAAGRARRVYWHCHIGSLQDPDGVKGALWDFFADDLSAVDAVLVTEPGYLVGATVARVRIVRPAIDPEAPKNATMSDDEVARCLRPFGAVAADGAVVPGGRVWQDVPLPEHAPMVLQVSRWDPLKGMADVLRSTAELEPRTHVVLAGPDPAEVLDDPEGIAQLRATLQQVRALPAPVRRRVHVIALSSHDRELNALCVNALQRRADVVVQRSLEEGFGLTVTEAMFKGRPVVASHTGGIPRQIDHGVSGLLVHPGDDRAFVTAVNELLADEQMRMDIGAAAESSVRGHYLIDRLATDYDLLRH, from the coding sequence ATGACGGCACCTCACGTCCGGTGGATCCGCCGCCCGGCCGACGGAGCTGGCGCGCGCGTCATCCACGTGAACACGAGTGCGCGCGGCGGTGGGGTCGCGGAGATCGTGGAGAACGTCACGCGCCACGACATCGCACGCGGTCGGCGCAGCGGGTGGGCGGTGATCGACGCCCCGGACGAGTTCTTCGCCTTCACCAAGGGCCTGCACCACCTGTTCCACGGCCGCGGCGACCCGCACCTGCTCGCCGCAGGAGGTGCGACGTACCGGCAGGTTCTCGACCGGGTACCGGCGCTCCTGGAAGCCGACATCCGGGCCGACGACATCGTGGTGCTGCACGACCCTCAGACGCTGGGCCTCGCGCGATGGGCCGCAGGCCGTGCACGTCGGGTGTATTGGCACTGCCACATCGGATCGTTGCAGGATCCCGACGGGGTCAAGGGCGCGCTGTGGGACTTCTTCGCCGACGATCTGAGTGCCGTCGATGCCGTGCTGGTCACCGAGCCCGGCTACCTCGTCGGGGCAACGGTCGCCCGGGTACGGATCGTGCGGCCCGCGATCGATCCCGAGGCGCCCAAGAACGCCACGATGAGCGACGACGAGGTGGCGCGGTGTCTGCGGCCCTTCGGTGCGGTGGCCGCCGATGGCGCCGTGGTGCCGGGCGGCCGGGTGTGGCAGGACGTGCCGCTCCCGGAGCACGCTCCGATGGTGTTGCAGGTCTCCCGGTGGGATCCGCTCAAAGGGATGGCCGACGTGCTGCGATCGACGGCGGAGCTCGAGCCCCGCACCCACGTGGTGCTCGCCGGCCCCGACCCCGCGGAGGTGCTCGACGATCCCGAGGGGATCGCTCAGCTGCGCGCGACGCTGCAGCAGGTGCGCGCGCTGCCGGCACCGGTGCGTCGTCGCGTGCATGTCATCGCGCTGTCGTCCCACGATCGGGAGCTGAACGCGCTGTGCGTCAACGCCCTGCAACGGCGGGCCGACGTCGTGGTCCAGCGCAGTCTCGAGGAGGGGTTCGGCCTCACCGTCACCGAGGCGATGTTCAAGGGCAGGCCGGTCGTGGCGTCGCACACGGGCGGAATTCCCCGCCAGATCGATCACGGGGTGAGCGGGCTGCTCGTCCACCCCGGTGACGACCGCGCCTTCGTCACCGCCGTCAATGAATTGCTCGCCGACGAGCAGATGCGCATGGACATCGGGGCAGCGGCCGAGAGTTCCGTGCGCGGTCACTATCTGATCGATCGACTCGCCACTGATTACGACCTGCTTCGACACTGA
- a CDS encoding HAD-IA family hydrolase, translated as MTDDRTRGLLFDMDGTLLDSTPLVEQIWTEFASRHQHDPARVLAFAHGRPTRATVAEFLPPGLDVEAEVARIAAAEAAETWGIAALPGAREYLGGLEPHQWAVVTSATRAVAEIRMTAAGLPLPEVLVTSEDVEHGKPSPEGYLLAARSLGLDPAACRVFEDAGPGVVAGRSSGAEVTVVGGYTGEETHGLPRIADFTELVQRDSDGLLAAGVSRR; from the coding sequence ATGACCGACGATCGCACCCGAGGTCTGCTGTTCGACATGGACGGCACCCTCCTGGACTCCACGCCACTCGTGGAGCAGATCTGGACCGAGTTCGCCTCGCGTCACCAGCACGACCCGGCGCGCGTGCTCGCCTTCGCCCACGGACGGCCCACCCGGGCGACGGTCGCGGAGTTCCTCCCCCCGGGCCTGGACGTGGAGGCCGAGGTCGCGCGGATCGCGGCAGCGGAAGCGGCTGAGACCTGGGGCATCGCGGCGCTTCCCGGTGCGCGTGAGTACCTCGGTGGCCTGGAGCCACACCAGTGGGCGGTGGTCACCTCGGCCACCCGTGCGGTCGCCGAGATCCGCATGACGGCGGCCGGGCTGCCATTGCCCGAGGTGCTGGTCACGTCCGAGGACGTCGAGCACGGCAAGCCCTCGCCCGAGGGCTACCTGCTGGCGGCTCGGTCGCTGGGTCTCGACCCCGCGGCGTGCCGAGTCTTCGAGGACGCCGGTCCTGGAGTCGTCGCGGGTCGCAGCTCGGGTGCGGAGGTGACCGTGGTCGGCGGGTACACGGGCGAGGAGACCCACGGCCTCCCGCGCATCGCTGATTTCACGGAACTGGTGCAACGCGACTCGGACGGCCTGCTCGCCGCGGGGGTGAGTCGGCGATGA
- a CDS encoding sugar phosphate isomerase/epimerase family protein gives MTPSTGLVAWRLPGSPQDSPLLAARVGAQRLQVDYGGFDRPYELVPTTARRLRRNADEVGVPVTAVAVNALNDLGVTSADHDVRRTVESLIRRACDAARTLGASAVVIPAFRRSAIHTPADVTATAAFLVRAAQFIAGSGIVLVHENVLAPDALATLRDATRGAGVRLLFDVGNLHEHRVDWRDYLAGAAPALHTEAHIKDHLTRPAGDIPLGRGRVPLGRVVDALVQTRAVDCFVVETDHRTHDDHQIRADLATLTHLIHHHGSTP, from the coding sequence GTGACCCCCTCGACCGGCCTGGTGGCGTGGCGGCTGCCCGGGTCACCGCAGGACAGCCCCCTGCTCGCCGCCCGGGTCGGAGCGCAGCGGCTCCAGGTCGACTACGGAGGTTTCGACCGCCCCTACGAACTCGTCCCCACCACGGCGAGACGCCTCAGGCGGAACGCCGACGAGGTCGGAGTTCCGGTGACCGCCGTCGCCGTCAACGCGCTGAATGACCTGGGCGTCACGTCAGCCGATCATGACGTGCGCAGAACGGTGGAATCGCTGATCCGCCGAGCGTGCGACGCGGCCCGCACGCTCGGCGCCTCGGCAGTCGTGATCCCGGCATTCCGCCGCAGCGCGATCCACACCCCGGCGGACGTGACGGCTACGGCCGCGTTTCTGGTCCGCGCCGCGCAGTTCATCGCCGGGTCGGGCATCGTCCTCGTCCACGAGAACGTCCTGGCGCCGGATGCGCTCGCCACGTTGCGCGACGCCACCCGGGGAGCCGGTGTGCGTCTGCTGTTCGACGTGGGCAATCTCCACGAACACCGCGTCGATTGGCGGGACTACCTGGCTGGCGCTGCCCCGGCGCTGCACACCGAGGCCCACATCAAGGACCACCTGACGCGGCCCGCGGGCGACATCCCCCTGGGGCGGGGCCGCGTGCCGCTCGGTCGGGTGGTCGACGCCCTCGTCCAGACCCGGGCAGTCGACTGCTTCGTCGTCGAGACCGATCACCGCACCCATGACGATCACCAGATCCGGGCCGACCTCGCCACGCTCACCCACCTGATCCACCATCACGGGAGTACGCCATGA
- a CDS encoding SDR family NAD(P)-dependent oxidoreductase, whose product MNTITQGATPRALVIGGSTGIGSGIVTGLTTAGYAVQVLSRTRPQVAHAGWTRVDLNDRDSTQYALDAVAAEPLSVLCFSAAVYGTSRKILVDTPREEWRSQVEVMLDALWSALHTCLPALTAAGPGLIIGVSSEVVHNAGPGRSGYAAVKAAASAMLASVRLEYERSDLRVVEVLPHGMVDSPGIRARRADDFDYSGYTRPSAFAAVSEHLGRTRGAAEDGRALVVRADGTWYDLGSQSAPPSQSRAL is encoded by the coding sequence ATGAACACCATCACGCAGGGTGCCACGCCGCGGGCACTGGTCATCGGCGGCTCCACCGGGATCGGCAGCGGGATCGTCACCGGGCTCACGACCGCTGGTTACGCGGTGCAGGTGCTGAGCCGCACTCGGCCGCAGGTCGCCCACGCCGGGTGGACGCGCGTCGACCTGAACGACCGGGACAGCACCCAGTACGCCCTCGATGCTGTCGCCGCGGAGCCGCTCAGCGTGCTGTGCTTCTCCGCCGCCGTCTACGGCACCAGCCGCAAGATCCTGGTCGACACCCCCCGCGAGGAGTGGCGAAGCCAGGTCGAGGTGATGCTCGACGCCCTGTGGTCGGCGTTGCACACCTGCCTGCCGGCCCTGACCGCCGCCGGTCCGGGGCTCATCATCGGCGTCTCCTCCGAGGTCGTGCACAACGCCGGTCCTGGTCGTAGCGGATATGCGGCGGTGAAGGCGGCGGCCTCCGCGATGCTCGCCTCCGTCCGCCTGGAGTACGAGAGGTCCGACCTCCGGGTGGTCGAGGTGCTGCCGCACGGCATGGTCGACTCCCCGGGAATCCGAGCGCGCCGCGCCGATGACTTCGACTATTCGGGATACACCCGGCCCTCAGCGTTCGCCGCCGTCTCCGAGCACCTGGGTCGTACCCGGGGCGCGGCCGAGGACGGTCGTGCTCTCGTCGTCCGGGCGGATGGAACCTGGTACGACCTCGGGTCGCAGTCGGCACCGCCGTCGCAGAGCCGAGCGCTGTGA
- a CDS encoding alcohol dehydrogenase catalytic domain-containing protein yields the protein MTATRAAAWVIERTPQNVFSQVTRPVPRLAHDELLLGVETAGLCGTDIQVVRGMRTEAASVLGHEAVCTVLEVGARWHDRFAVGDRVTVNPTARTDPGFLLGHAIDGVWASRLIVSGPVIELGQVVPLPGDLDPIVGVLVEPLACALYSWSILAAARPARLVVLGDGSVGRLVAWLAARDLGTDHVLIAGRAEMDDPNERLRVMGVMNTCCGVVVATPRDSTAGCVLAAMENVGDGSVIDVVGGLEPGADPVLQRAAEVRAQNVCGDPQDPRMLDLELGDPATPRRVRVTGHRGVAPGHLSRAAALLRAHGEELRTVITHEVTPPQAVAVLNDLATTGTRDLAGRRILKLVVDFRTGATTP from the coding sequence GTGACGGCGACCCGTGCCGCCGCGTGGGTGATCGAGCGCACGCCGCAGAACGTGTTCTCCCAGGTCACGCGACCTGTACCGCGTCTCGCGCACGACGAACTCCTGCTGGGTGTCGAGACGGCGGGTCTGTGCGGCACCGACATCCAGGTGGTGCGCGGGATGCGCACCGAGGCCGCGTCGGTGCTGGGACACGAAGCCGTGTGCACGGTGCTGGAGGTCGGGGCGCGCTGGCACGACCGGTTCGCGGTGGGGGACCGGGTCACGGTGAATCCGACCGCGCGCACCGATCCGGGCTTCCTGCTGGGGCACGCGATCGACGGGGTGTGGGCTTCCCGGCTGATCGTCTCGGGACCGGTGATCGAACTCGGGCAGGTGGTCCCGCTCCCGGGTGACCTCGACCCGATCGTCGGCGTGTTGGTCGAGCCGCTCGCCTGTGCGCTCTACAGCTGGTCGATACTGGCGGCGGCGCGCCCGGCACGGCTGGTCGTGCTCGGCGACGGCTCGGTCGGTCGGCTCGTCGCGTGGCTCGCCGCGCGCGACCTGGGCACGGACCACGTTCTGATCGCGGGCAGGGCCGAGATGGACGACCCGAACGAGCGGCTCCGGGTGATGGGCGTGATGAACACGTGCTGCGGCGTCGTCGTCGCCACGCCCCGGGATTCCACCGCGGGGTGCGTGCTGGCTGCGATGGAGAACGTCGGGGACGGCTCCGTGATCGACGTCGTCGGCGGGCTCGAACCCGGGGCCGACCCCGTCCTGCAGCGCGCTGCCGAGGTGCGGGCGCAGAACGTGTGCGGAGACCCGCAAGATCCGCGGATGCTCGACCTGGAGCTCGGTGATCCGGCGACTCCTCGCCGGGTTCGGGTCACCGGCCACCGAGGAGTCGCGCCTGGCCACCTCTCCCGAGCGGCAGCACTCCTGCGCGCTCACGGCGAGGAGTTGCGCACGGTGATCACGCACGAGGTCACGCCGCCTCAGGCGGTCGCCGTGTTGAACGACCTCGCCACCACCGGCACCCGCGATCTCGCGGGTCGCCGCATCCTCAAGCTCGTCGTCGACTTCAGGACAGGGGCCACTACGCCATGA